In Streptomyces ambofaciens ATCC 23877, a single genomic region encodes these proteins:
- a CDS encoding amino acid ABC transporter ATP-binding protein, whose amino-acid sequence MSEVMVDVHGVHKSFGPLEVLRGVDLRVRAGEVTVVLGPSGSGKSTLLRTINHLEKVDRGLISIDGELIGYRRSGNRLHELKEREVLKQRTHIGFVFQNFNLFPHLTVLDNLVEAPVSALRRPRKEAEETGRRLLERVGLADKAGAYPRQLSGGQQQRVAIARALALEPKVLLFDEPTSALDPELVGEVLDVIKDLARTGTTMIVVTHEIGFAREVADTVVFMDDGLVVEQGPPSAVLDTPRHERTRAFLSKVL is encoded by the coding sequence ATGAGCGAGGTCATGGTGGACGTCCACGGCGTCCACAAGAGCTTCGGCCCGCTGGAGGTGCTGCGCGGCGTCGACCTGCGGGTCCGCGCCGGCGAGGTCACCGTGGTCCTCGGCCCGTCCGGCTCCGGCAAGTCCACGCTGCTGCGCACCATCAACCACCTGGAGAAGGTCGACCGCGGCCTGATCAGCATCGACGGCGAACTCATCGGCTACCGCCGCTCGGGAAACCGGCTGCACGAACTGAAGGAGAGGGAAGTCCTGAAGCAGCGCACCCACATCGGGTTCGTCTTCCAGAACTTCAACCTCTTCCCCCACCTCACCGTGCTGGACAACCTCGTCGAGGCACCGGTCTCCGCCCTGCGCCGCCCGCGCAAGGAGGCGGAGGAGACGGGCCGCCGGCTCCTGGAGCGGGTCGGCCTCGCCGACAAGGCCGGCGCCTACCCGCGCCAGCTCTCCGGAGGCCAGCAGCAGCGCGTGGCCATCGCCCGTGCGCTCGCCCTCGAACCGAAGGTGCTGCTCTTCGACGAGCCCACCTCGGCACTCGACCCCGAACTGGTCGGCGAGGTCCTCGACGTCATCAAGGACCTGGCCCGCACCGGCACCACCATGATCGTCGTCACCCACGAGATCGGCTTCGCCCGCGAGGTCGCCGACACCGTGGTCTTCATGGACGACGGCCTCGTCGTGGAACAGGGCCCGCCCTCGGCCGTCCTCGACACCCCGCGGCACGAGCGCACCCGCGCCTTCCTCTCCAAGGTCCTCTGA
- a CDS encoding ABC transporter substrate-binding protein, whose amino-acid sequence MATTPTVRRTTAAAAGLATALVLAGCANPTDGGTTEVAATPGGKTTTRINISPDQNRVTTAKVDSIAAEVPERIRKRGTLELVASSGSAAPLTFHATDNKTVIGVEPDLAHLVADVLGLKPRLHTVSWENIFVGLDSGKYDAGLSNITVTEERKEKYDFATYREDNLGFEAKKGSGLEVAGPEDLAGRTVAVSSGTNQEKLLVEWSKENEKAGREPVDIKYYQNDSDTYLALQSGRIDLYLGPNPTAAYHAATTGKTEVVGTYSGAGATLQGLIAATTKKDSGLVEPLAAALNHVIDNGTYAKVLQRWGLSDETVTESRINPPGLPRTNQ is encoded by the coding sequence ATGGCCACCACCCCCACCGTCCGCCGCACCACCGCGGCAGCCGCCGGACTCGCCACCGCCCTCGTCCTCGCCGGCTGCGCCAATCCCACCGACGGCGGCACGACCGAGGTCGCGGCCACACCTGGCGGCAAGACCACGACCCGGATCAACATCAGCCCGGACCAGAACCGCGTCACGACCGCCAAGGTCGACTCGATCGCCGCCGAGGTCCCGGAGCGGATCCGCAAGAGAGGCACGCTCGAGCTCGTCGCCTCCTCCGGCTCCGCCGCCCCGCTCACCTTCCACGCCACCGACAACAAGACCGTCATCGGCGTGGAACCGGACCTCGCCCACCTCGTCGCCGACGTGCTCGGACTGAAGCCCCGCCTCCACACCGTCTCCTGGGAGAACATCTTCGTCGGTCTCGACAGCGGCAAGTACGACGCGGGCCTGAGCAACATCACCGTCACCGAGGAGCGCAAGGAGAAGTACGACTTCGCCACCTACCGCGAGGACAACCTGGGCTTCGAGGCGAAGAAGGGCAGCGGCCTGGAGGTCGCCGGACCCGAGGACCTGGCGGGCAGGACGGTCGCGGTCAGCAGCGGCACCAACCAGGAGAAGCTCCTCGTCGAATGGAGCAAGGAGAACGAGAAGGCCGGCCGCGAACCGGTGGACATCAAGTACTACCAGAACGACAGCGACACCTACCTCGCCCTCCAGTCCGGCCGCATCGACCTCTACCTGGGCCCCAACCCGACCGCCGCCTACCACGCGGCCACCACCGGGAAGACCGAGGTCGTCGGTACCTACTCCGGGGCCGGCGCCACCCTCCAGGGCCTCATCGCCGCCACCACGAAGAAGGACAGCGGCCTGGTCGAGCCGCTCGCCGCCGCGCTCAACCACGTCATCGACAACGGCACGTACGCGAAGGTGCTCCAGCGCTGGGGCCTGTCCGACGAGACCGTCACCGAGTCCCGGATCAACCCGCCGGGCCTGCCCAGGACCAACCAGTAG
- a CDS encoding LLM class flavin-dependent oxidoreductase, with translation MSSATPSPLHLAVALDGTGWHPASWREPDARPRDLFTAAYWAGLVTEAERGLLDFVTFEDGLGPQSSHAFDPDERTDQVRGRLDAVLIASRVAPLTRHIGLVPTVVATHTEPFHISKAIATLDHVSNGRAGLRVQITARPNEAAHFGRRTVRRIEAYDSPDALATVTDLFDEAADHVEVVRRLWDSWEDDAEIRDAATGRFIDRDKLHPIDFEGRRFSVRGPSITPRPPQGQPIVSALAHDTVPYRLVARAADVGYVTPHDADEASAVVGRIRAEQDTAGRASEPLHVFGDLVVFLDDDPATARARRERLDALAGQPYTGDAPHFTGTPSQLADLLQEWRDAGLSGFRLRPAVAAHDLPAITRGLVPELQRRGAFRRAYEAGTLRGLLGLARPANRYAAA, from the coding sequence ATGTCATCGGCAACACCGTCACCCCTGCACCTCGCCGTCGCCCTGGACGGCACCGGCTGGCACCCCGCCTCCTGGCGCGAGCCGGACGCCCGGCCCCGGGACCTGTTCACCGCCGCCTACTGGGCGGGCCTCGTCACCGAGGCCGAGCGCGGACTGCTCGACTTCGTCACCTTCGAGGACGGCCTCGGCCCCCAGTCCTCCCACGCCTTCGACCCGGACGAGCGCACCGACCAGGTCCGCGGCCGCCTCGACGCCGTCCTCATCGCCTCCCGCGTCGCCCCGCTGACCCGCCACATCGGCCTCGTGCCGACGGTCGTCGCCACCCACACCGAGCCCTTCCACATCTCCAAGGCGATCGCCACCCTCGACCACGTCAGCAACGGCCGCGCGGGCCTCAGGGTGCAGATCACCGCACGCCCGAACGAGGCCGCCCACTTCGGCCGCCGCACCGTCCGGCGTATCGAGGCCTACGACAGCCCCGACGCCCTGGCCACGGTGACCGACCTGTTCGACGAGGCCGCCGACCACGTCGAGGTCGTGCGCCGCCTCTGGGACAGCTGGGAGGACGACGCCGAGATCCGGGACGCCGCCACCGGCCGCTTCATCGACCGGGACAAGCTGCACCCCATCGATTTCGAAGGCAGGCGATTCAGCGTCCGGGGACCCTCCATCACGCCCCGCCCGCCACAGGGCCAGCCGATCGTCAGCGCCCTCGCCCACGACACCGTCCCGTACCGGCTCGTGGCCCGGGCCGCCGACGTCGGCTACGTCACGCCCCACGACGCCGACGAGGCCAGCGCCGTCGTCGGCCGGATCCGCGCCGAGCAGGACACCGCCGGCCGGGCGTCCGAGCCCCTGCACGTCTTCGGCGACCTCGTCGTCTTCCTCGACGACGACCCGGCCACCGCCCGGGCACGCCGGGAACGGCTCGACGCGCTCGCCGGACAGCCGTACACCGGCGACGCGCCCCACTTCACCGGCACGCCCTCCCAACTCGCCGACCTGCTCCAGGAGTGGCGCGACGCGGGGCTGTCCGGGTTCCGGCTGCGACCGGCCGTCGCGGCCCACGACCTGCCGGCGATCACCCGCGGTCTGGTCCCCGAGCTGCAGCGCCGGGGTGCCTTCCGCCGCGCCTACGAGGCCGGCACCCTGCGCGGCCTGCTGGGCCTGGCCCGCCCCGCCAACCGCTACGCCGCCGCCTGA
- a CDS encoding NtaA/DmoA family FMN-dependent monooxygenase (This protein belongs to a clade of FMN-dependent monooxygenases, within a broader family of flavin-dependent oxidoreductases, the luciferase-like monooxygenase (LMM) family, some of whose members use coenzyme F420 rather than FMN.), whose protein sequence is MTEPLKQIHLAAHFPGVNNTTVWSDPRAGSHIEFSSFTHFARTAERAKFDFLFLAEGLRLREQHGEIYDLDVVGRPDTFTVLAALAAVTEHLGLTGTINSTFNEPYEVARQFASLDHLSGGRAAWNVVTSWDAFTGENFRRGGFLPQEERYSRAEEFLATANELFDSWHGDEILADQETGRFLSDAKAGAFVHTGRHFDIHGRFNVPRSPQGRPVVFQAGDSDEGREFAAAEADAIFSRHGTLEAGRAFYTDVKSRLAKYGRGRDQLLVLPAATFALADTDAEAEELAREVRRQQVSGATALRHLEFVWNRDLSAYDPDGPLPDVDPDIGQDHVSQGRAQVRMYRDPLATAREWRDLAAANKWSIRDLVIHTGNRQNFVGSPATIARTIDAFVQADASDGFILVPHLTPTGLDEFADKVVPLLQERGVYRTEYEGTTLRDHLGLTHPDHVRAERVAS, encoded by the coding sequence ATGACCGAGCCCCTGAAGCAGATCCACCTGGCCGCCCACTTCCCCGGCGTCAACAACACCACCGTCTGGAGCGACCCGCGGGCAGGCAGCCACATAGAGTTCAGCTCCTTCACGCACTTCGCCCGAACCGCCGAACGCGCCAAGTTCGACTTCCTCTTCCTCGCCGAAGGCCTCCGGCTGCGCGAACAGCACGGAGAGATCTACGACCTGGACGTCGTCGGACGCCCGGACACCTTCACCGTCCTCGCCGCGCTCGCCGCCGTCACCGAACACCTGGGCCTGACCGGCACCATCAACTCCACCTTCAACGAGCCCTACGAGGTGGCCCGCCAGTTCGCGAGCCTCGACCACCTCTCCGGCGGCCGCGCGGCCTGGAACGTCGTCACCTCCTGGGACGCCTTCACCGGCGAGAACTTCCGCCGCGGCGGATTCCTGCCCCAGGAGGAGCGCTACTCCCGCGCCGAGGAGTTCCTGGCCACGGCCAACGAACTCTTCGACTCCTGGCACGGCGACGAGATCCTCGCCGACCAGGAGACCGGCCGGTTCCTGTCGGACGCCAAGGCCGGGGCCTTTGTACACACCGGCCGGCACTTCGACATCCACGGCCGGTTCAACGTCCCGCGGTCCCCGCAGGGCCGCCCCGTCGTCTTCCAGGCCGGCGACTCCGACGAGGGCCGTGAGTTCGCCGCGGCCGAAGCGGACGCCATCTTCAGCCGCCACGGCACCCTCGAAGCGGGCCGGGCCTTCTACACCGACGTCAAGAGCCGCCTGGCCAAGTACGGCCGAGGCCGCGACCAGCTCCTCGTCCTGCCCGCGGCGACCTTCGCCCTCGCCGACACCGACGCCGAGGCCGAGGAACTCGCCCGCGAGGTGCGCCGGCAGCAGGTCAGCGGTGCCACGGCCCTCAGACACCTGGAGTTCGTCTGGAACCGGGACCTGTCCGCGTACGACCCGGACGGACCGCTTCCCGACGTCGACCCGGACATCGGCCAGGACCACGTCTCCCAGGGCCGCGCCCAGGTCCGGATGTACCGGGACCCGCTGGCCACCGCCCGTGAGTGGCGCGACCTGGCCGCGGCCAACAAGTGGTCCATCCGCGACCTGGTCATCCACACCGGCAACCGGCAGAACTTCGTCGGCTCCCCGGCCACCATCGCCCGGACCATCGACGCCTTCGTCCAGGCCGACGCGAGCGACGGCTTCATCCTCGTCCCGCACCTCACCCCGACCGGCCTCGACGAGTTCGCCGACAAGGTCGTCCCGCTGCTTCAGGAACGGGGCGTGTACCGCACGGAGTACGAGGGCACGACCCTGCGCGACCACCTCGGCCTGACCCACCCGGACCACGTCCGCGCCGAGCGGGTCGCGTCGTGA
- a CDS encoding LLM class flavin-dependent oxidoreductase, producing the protein MKFLAITLIAHRPDPVTGVRKPTHDRFREVLDNALLAEELGFDGFGVGERHERPFLSSSPTVVLSHVAALTRRIRLFTAVTTLSLLDPVRAYEDYATLDHLSDGRLDLIIGKGNGTAQRELFHVTGEDQWDRNAESYEVFRRLWRQDKVTAATRFRPPLTDAEVWPRPYQRPVRVWHGSATSKESVDLAARYGDPLFSANVTHPIEPYAELIRHYRERWEHYGHDPARIAVGAGTAGIHVAPTSQQALAAYRPVFEANLAFARQTGLPVVFETLEDFAERSSALIGSPEQVIDKVHRYHERFGHTALHVPADAGGLTDAQHRHSLELFQSAVAPVLRQDIPDPPFAWAPVLPATPTARTEEGLAHA; encoded by the coding sequence GTGAAGTTCCTCGCCATCACCCTCATCGCGCACCGCCCCGACCCCGTCACCGGAGTGCGCAAGCCCACCCACGACCGCTTCCGGGAGGTCCTCGACAACGCCCTGCTCGCCGAGGAGCTGGGCTTCGACGGCTTCGGTGTCGGGGAGCGGCACGAGCGGCCGTTCCTCTCCTCCTCCCCGACCGTCGTGCTCAGCCACGTCGCGGCGCTCACCCGGCGCATCCGGCTCTTCACCGCCGTGACCACTCTGAGCCTGCTCGACCCGGTGCGCGCCTACGAGGACTACGCCACCCTGGACCACCTCTCCGATGGCCGGCTGGACCTGATCATCGGCAAGGGGAACGGCACCGCCCAGCGCGAGCTCTTCCACGTCACGGGGGAGGACCAGTGGGACCGCAACGCCGAGAGCTACGAGGTCTTCCGGCGGCTCTGGCGCCAGGACAAGGTGACCGCGGCCACCCGCTTCCGCCCGCCGCTGACGGACGCCGAGGTCTGGCCGCGCCCGTACCAGCGGCCCGTGCGGGTCTGGCACGGCAGCGCGACCAGCAAGGAGTCGGTCGACCTCGCCGCCCGCTACGGCGACCCGCTGTTCTCGGCGAACGTCACCCATCCCATCGAGCCGTACGCCGAGCTGATCCGCCACTACCGTGAACGCTGGGAGCACTACGGTCACGACCCGGCCCGCATCGCGGTCGGCGCCGGCACGGCGGGCATCCACGTGGCGCCCACCTCCCAGCAGGCGCTCGCCGCCTACCGGCCGGTGTTCGAGGCCAATCTCGCCTTCGCCCGGCAGACCGGACTGCCCGTGGTCTTCGAGACCCTGGAGGACTTCGCCGAGCGCAGCTCCGCCCTCATCGGCAGCCCCGAACAGGTCATCGACAAGGTGCACCGCTACCACGAGCGGTTCGGGCACACCGCGCTCCACGTCCCCGCGGACGCGGGCGGCCTCACCGACGCGCAGCACCGCCACTCGCTGGAACTGTTCCAGTCGGCGGTGGCCCCCGTGCTGCGCCAGGACATTCCGGACCCGCCGTTCGCGTGGGCCCCGGTACTGCCGGCAACACCGACCGCTCGTACAGAAGAAGGGCTGGCCCATGCCTGA
- a CDS encoding LLM class flavin-dependent oxidoreductase, with product MPDIPLGILDLVPISSGSTAADALHHSIDLARHAERLGYARYWVAEHHLNPGVAGTSPAVVLALTAAATTTIRLGSGAVQLGHRTALSTVEEFGLIDALHPGRLDLGLGRSGGRPPGESATVPGATPATAGRAPNGLLIPPRFSFAHLLGSPRVALQRKLLLLPNAEAQDYAEQIDDILALLAGTYRSADGVEAHAVPGEGADVDVWILGSSGGQSAEVAGARGLRFAANYHVSPATVLEAVDGYRSRFKPSAFLDRPYVSVSADVVVAEDDATARELATGYGLWVRSIRTAEGAIEYPTPHQARAHAWSDEDHELVRDRVETRFVGSPGRVADQLEQLQGATGADELLITTITHGHADRVRSYELLAEEWRRRGHAPGAPGRESAAPGPARSAAAEAHAR from the coding sequence ATGCCTGACATCCCCCTCGGCATCCTCGACCTGGTCCCCATCTCCTCCGGATCCACGGCGGCGGACGCCCTGCACCACTCCATCGACCTCGCCCGGCACGCCGAGCGACTGGGCTACGCGCGCTACTGGGTCGCCGAACACCACCTCAACCCGGGCGTGGCGGGCACGTCCCCAGCCGTCGTCCTGGCCCTGACCGCCGCGGCCACCACCACGATCCGGCTCGGCTCGGGCGCTGTCCAGCTCGGGCACCGCACCGCCCTGTCCACCGTCGAGGAGTTCGGCCTGATCGACGCCCTGCACCCCGGCCGCCTCGACCTGGGCCTGGGACGCTCCGGCGGGCGCCCGCCGGGGGAGAGCGCGACCGTCCCCGGGGCCACCCCGGCCACCGCCGGCCGGGCCCCGAACGGCCTGCTCATCCCGCCCCGCTTCTCCTTCGCGCACCTGCTCGGCTCGCCGCGCGTCGCCCTGCAGCGCAAGCTGCTCCTGCTGCCGAACGCCGAGGCCCAGGACTACGCCGAGCAGATCGACGACATCCTCGCCCTGCTGGCCGGCACCTACCGCTCCGCGGACGGTGTCGAGGCGCACGCGGTGCCGGGCGAGGGCGCCGACGTCGACGTGTGGATCCTGGGCAGCAGCGGCGGCCAGAGCGCCGAGGTCGCGGGCGCCCGCGGGCTGCGGTTCGCCGCGAACTACCACGTCAGCCCGGCCACGGTCCTGGAGGCGGTGGACGGCTACCGCTCCCGCTTCAAGCCCTCCGCGTTCCTCGACCGGCCCTACGTCAGCGTCTCCGCGGACGTCGTCGTCGCCGAGGACGACGCGACCGCCCGGGAACTGGCCACCGGCTACGGCCTGTGGGTGCGCAGCATCCGCACCGCCGAGGGCGCCATCGAGTACCCGACCCCCCACCAGGCGCGCGCTCACGCGTGGAGCGACGAGGACCACGAGCTCGTGCGGGACCGCGTCGAGACCCGCTTCGTGGGCTCACCGGGCCGGGTCGCCGACCAGCTGGAGCAACTCCAGGGTGCCACCGGAGCCGACGAGTTGCTGATCACGACGATCACACACGGACACGCGGACCGGGTCCGCTCCTACGAGCTGCTCGCGGAGGAGTGGCGTCGCCGGGGCCACGCCCCCGGGGCGCCGGGCCGGGAATCCGCCGCGCCGGGACCGGCACGCTCCGCGGCGGCGGAGGCCCACGCCCGGTGA
- the ssuE gene encoding NADPH-dependent FMN reductase — MATILSVSGSPSATSRTARLLRHLDQRLIAQGHEVIPLDVRDLPADALLGAGFRHPAIVQAAALVERADGVVVGTPVYKAAYSGLLKSLLDLLPQYALVGKTVLPLATGGSTAHVLAIDYALRPVLSCMGATHIVPGWFTLDKDITAGDDGTLSVAPGSAEALEQVTDRFSAALGGRTTVLAATG; from the coding sequence ATGGCCACGATCCTGTCCGTCTCCGGCAGCCCCTCCGCCACCTCCCGCACCGCACGCCTCCTGCGCCACCTGGACCAGCGGCTCATCGCTCAGGGGCACGAGGTGATCCCCCTCGACGTCCGCGACCTGCCCGCCGACGCCCTGCTCGGCGCGGGCTTCCGGCACCCGGCGATCGTCCAGGCGGCGGCGCTGGTCGAGCGGGCGGACGGGGTCGTGGTGGGCACCCCCGTCTACAAGGCCGCCTACTCCGGGCTGCTGAAGTCGCTGCTCGACCTGCTCCCGCAGTACGCACTGGTCGGCAAGACGGTCCTCCCGCTGGCCACCGGAGGCTCCACCGCCCACGTGCTGGCCATCGACTACGCGTTGCGCCCCGTGCTCAGCTGCATGGGCGCCACGCACATCGTCCCCGGCTGGTTCACTCTCGACAAGGACATCACGGCGGGCGACGACGGCACCCTGTCCGTCGCGCCCGGCTCGGCGGAGGCCCTGGAACAGGTCACGGACCGGTTCTCCGCCGCCCTGGGCGGCCGCACGACCGTACTGGCGGCCACGGGATGA
- a CDS encoding ABC transporter permease encodes MASTDTGVDARKDGSSAAGESQDVPDAQDLAGLEAGLDALDSVQVDRPPLRATLVHKVLPPISAIALVLVIWQLLVWAEIAPDYKLPSPSAVWDEVADAWRQGTLLDYIWTSVSRGLLGFLMALAIGTPLGLLVARVKFVRAAVGPILSGLQSLPSVAWVPPAVLWLGLNNSMMYAVILLGAVPSIANGLVAGIDQIPPLFLRAGRTLGATGLRGAWHIVMPGALPGYLAGLKQGWAFSWRSLMAAEIIASSPDLGVGLGQLLENGRNNASISQVFLAIFLILLVGIAIDLLIFSPLERRVLRGRGLLVTR; translated from the coding sequence ATGGCCAGCACTGACACCGGCGTCGACGCCCGGAAGGACGGCTCATCGGCCGCCGGGGAATCCCAGGACGTACCAGACGCGCAGGATCTGGCGGGGCTGGAGGCCGGCCTCGACGCGCTGGACTCCGTACAGGTCGACCGTCCACCGCTGCGCGCGACCTTGGTCCACAAGGTACTGCCGCCCATCAGCGCCATCGCACTGGTCCTGGTGATCTGGCAACTGCTGGTCTGGGCCGAGATCGCCCCCGACTACAAGCTGCCCTCGCCGTCCGCGGTGTGGGACGAGGTGGCCGACGCCTGGCGGCAGGGCACGCTGCTCGACTACATCTGGACGTCCGTCTCGCGCGGCCTGCTCGGCTTCCTGATGGCCCTCGCCATCGGCACTCCGCTGGGCCTGCTGGTCGCCCGCGTGAAATTCGTCAGGGCGGCCGTCGGCCCCATCCTGTCCGGTCTGCAGTCGCTGCCATCGGTGGCCTGGGTGCCGCCCGCCGTGCTCTGGCTGGGTCTGAACAACTCGATGATGTACGCCGTGATCCTGCTCGGCGCCGTTCCCTCCATCGCCAACGGACTCGTCGCGGGCATCGACCAGATCCCCCCTCTGTTCCTGCGCGCCGGACGGACCCTGGGCGCGACCGGCCTGCGGGGCGCCTGGCACATCGTGATGCCCGGCGCACTCCCCGGCTATCTCGCGGGGCTGAAGCAGGGCTGGGCGTTCTCCTGGCGCTCGCTGATGGCCGCCGAGATCATCGCCTCCTCGCCCGATCTCGGCGTCGGACTCGGGCAGTTGCTGGAGAACGGACGGAACAACGCCAGCATCTCGCAGGTGTTCCTGGCCATCTTCCTGATCCTTCTCGTCGGCATCGCCATCGACCTGCTCATCTTCAGCCCGCTGGAGCGCCGGGTGCTGCGGGGGCGCGGGCTGCTGGTCACACGCTGA
- a CDS encoding ABC transporter ATP-binding protein, translating to MATTTTLAKADEGTAAVTHAARIEHVSKSFPAPGTSGGQQLVLDDITLDVAPGEFVTLLGASGCGKSTLLNLVAGLDLPSAGSIGTDGRPALMFQEHALFPWLTAGKNIELALKLRGVAKPERRAEAERLLELVRLQGAHGKRVHELSGGMRQRVALARALAQDSRVLLMDEPFAALDAITRDVLHDELTRIWHETGLSVLFVTHNVREAVKLAQRVVLLSSRPGRIAREWTVGIPQPRRIEDSAVAELSAEITEELRKEIRRHGQH from the coding sequence ATGGCCACGACCACGACCCTCGCCAAGGCCGACGAGGGCACCGCGGCGGTCACGCACGCCGCCCGTATCGAGCACGTCTCGAAGTCCTTCCCCGCTCCGGGCACGTCCGGCGGGCAGCAACTCGTGCTGGACGACATCACGCTCGATGTCGCCCCGGGCGAGTTCGTCACCCTCCTGGGCGCCTCCGGCTGCGGCAAGTCCACCCTGCTCAACCTGGTCGCGGGACTTGACCTGCCGTCCGCCGGCTCCATCGGCACGGACGGCCGGCCTGCCCTGATGTTCCAGGAACACGCCCTGTTCCCCTGGCTCACCGCGGGCAAGAACATCGAACTCGCGCTGAAGCTGCGCGGCGTCGCCAAGCCGGAGCGCCGCGCCGAGGCGGAACGGCTGCTGGAACTCGTACGGCTGCAGGGCGCGCACGGCAAGCGGGTGCACGAACTGTCCGGCGGTATGCGCCAGCGCGTGGCACTGGCCCGGGCGCTGGCCCAGGACAGCCGCGTGCTGCTGATGGACGAACCGTTCGCGGCGCTGGACGCCATCACCCGTGACGTGCTGCACGACGAACTGACCCGTATCTGGCACGAGACGGGACTGTCGGTGCTGTTCGTCACACACAACGTGCGCGAGGCGGTGAAGCTGGCGCAGCGGGTGGTGCTGCTGTCCTCACGGCCGGGGCGGATCGCCCGGGAATGGACCGTCGGCATTCCGCAGCCGCGCCGCATCGAGGACAGCGCGGTCGCCGAACTGTCCGCCGAGATCACCGAAGAACTGCGCAAGGAGATCCGCCGCCATGGCCAGCACTGA
- a CDS encoding aliphatic sulfonate ABC transporter substrate-binding protein — protein sequence MSAARPLTAVRTIAVAAALPLLLTACGYGSDAADDDKRTEVAADAKKLSADEVKIGYFPNLTHATALVGVQEGLLQKELGGTRIKASTFNAGPSEIEALNAGSIDIGWIGPSPAINGYTKSDGKNLRIISGSASGGVKLVVDPDKIKSLDDVKGKKIATPQLGNTQDVAFLNWIAEKGWKVDAESGKGDVSVVRTDNKITPDAYKSGSIDGAWVPEPTASKLVAEGAKVLLDEADLWPDKKFVITNIIVRQEFLKDHPDVVEAVLRGSVKTNEWINANPEKSKASANAALKTESGKALPAEVIDPAWKSITFLDDPLASTLNTEAEHAVKAGLLEKPDLTGIYDLAPLNKVLKAEGRDEVDDAGLGAE from the coding sequence GTGTCTGCTGCAAGACCGCTCACCGCAGTGCGCACCATCGCCGTCGCGGCAGCGCTCCCCCTCCTGCTCACCGCCTGCGGCTACGGCTCCGACGCCGCCGACGACGACAAGCGCACCGAGGTGGCGGCGGATGCCAAGAAGCTCTCCGCCGACGAGGTGAAGATCGGCTACTTCCCCAACCTCACGCACGCCACCGCTCTGGTGGGCGTCCAGGAGGGCCTTCTCCAGAAGGAGCTCGGCGGCACCAGGATCAAGGCCTCGACCTTCAACGCCGGCCCCTCCGAGATCGAGGCGCTCAACGCCGGCTCCATCGACATCGGCTGGATCGGCCCTTCTCCCGCCATCAACGGCTACACCAAGTCGGACGGCAAGAACCTGCGCATCATCAGCGGTTCCGCCTCCGGTGGCGTGAAGCTCGTGGTCGATCCCGACAAGATCAAGTCCCTGGACGACGTCAAGGGCAAGAAGATCGCCACGCCTCAGCTCGGCAACACCCAGGACGTCGCGTTCCTCAACTGGATCGCCGAGAAGGGCTGGAAGGTCGACGCGGAGAGCGGCAAGGGCGACGTCTCCGTCGTCCGCACGGACAACAAGATCACCCCGGACGCCTACAAGTCCGGTTCCATCGACGGCGCCTGGGTTCCGGAGCCGACCGCTTCCAAGCTGGTCGCCGAGGGCGCGAAGGTCCTCCTCGACGAGGCCGACCTGTGGCCGGACAAGAAGTTCGTGATCACGAACATCATCGTGCGGCAGGAATTCCTCAAGGACCACCCGGACGTCGTCGAGGCGGTGCTGCGCGGCTCGGTGAAGACCAACGAGTGGATCAACGCCAACCCGGAGAAGTCGAAGGCCTCCGCCAACGCGGCACTGAAGACGGAGTCGGGCAAGGCCCTGCCCGCCGAGGTCATCGACCCCGCGTGGAAGTCCATCACCTTCCTCGACGACCCGCTGGCCTCCACCCTCAACACCGAGGCGGAGCACGCGGTGAAGGCCGGTCTGCTGGAGAAGCCCGATCTGACGGGCATCTACGACCTCGCACCGCTCAACAAGGTCCTCAAGGCCGAGGGCAGGGACGAGGTCGACGACGCCGGTCTCGGCGCCGAGTAG
- a CDS encoding putative leader peptide — translation MSARTCADLPLPLLTSRRHIDLGRTSSAICRPA, via the coding sequence ATGAGCGCGCGCACTTGCGCAGACCTGCCGCTCCCCCTGCTGACCTCCCGCCGCCACATCGACCTCGGCCGCACGTCCAGCGCCATCTGTCGGCCCGCCTGA